A genomic segment from Rickettsia endosymbiont of Lasioglossum villosulum encodes:
- the rpsG gene encoding 30S ribosomal protein S7: MSRRHAAEKRVILPDMKYNSVLLSRFINNIMKEGKKALAEKIVYSAFDKIEKKHKADPYQTFNNAMNNVKPYLEVTSVRVGGANYQVPTPVDERRGYALASRWIITAATKRSEKMMIDKLAEELFEASNNRGVAIKKKEDTHKMAEANKAFSHFSPKKTKQGN; this comes from the coding sequence ATGTCACGTCGTCACGCCGCAGAAAAGCGAGTAATTTTACCTGATATGAAGTATAACAGTGTTTTACTTTCTAGGTTTATCAATAATATTATGAAAGAGGGAAAAAAAGCTCTCGCAGAAAAAATAGTTTATTCTGCTTTCGATAAAATTGAAAAGAAACATAAAGCTGATCCGTATCAGACTTTCAATAATGCTATGAATAATGTAAAGCCATATTTGGAAGTAACTTCTGTAAGAGTAGGTGGAGCTAATTATCAAGTTCCAACTCCGGTTGATGAAAGAAGAGGCTATGCTCTTGCATCTCGTTGGATTATTACAGCGGCAACAAAACGTTCTGAAAAAATGATGATTGATAAACTCGCTGAAGAATTATTTGAAGCTTCAAATAATAGAGGTGTTGCTATTAAGAAGAAAGAAGACACCCATAAAATGGCTGAAGCTAATAAAGCTTTCTCACACTTTAGCCCTAAAAAAACAAAGCAGGGTAACTAA
- the rpsL gene encoding 30S ribosomal protein S12 — MPTYNQLVRFGRKSKVRKTKSPALEANPFKSGVCLVVKTVTPKKPNSALRKVATVRLSNKRTVNVYIPGEKHSVKEHDRVLVRGGQVPDLPGVKYHVVLGAYDIAGVKGRKQGRSRYGAPRKQVVATKK, encoded by the coding sequence ATGCCAACATATAATCAATTAGTACGTTTTGGAAGAAAATCAAAAGTTCGTAAAACTAAATCTCCTGCGTTAGAGGCTAATCCTTTTAAAAGTGGAGTTTGTTTAGTAGTAAAAACTGTTACTCCTAAAAAGCCTAACTCAGCTCTTCGTAAAGTAGCAACTGTACGTTTAAGTAATAAAAGAACAGTAAATGTTTATATTCCTGGTGAAAAGCATAGTGTGAAAGAGCACGATAGAGTATTAGTAAGAGGCGGGCAGGTTCCTGATCTTCCAGGGGTAAAATATCACGTGGTACTCGGTGCTTATGATATTGCCGGAGTTAAAGGGCGTAAACAAGGTCGTTCACGTTATGGTGCTCCTCGTAAACAAGTTGTAGCTACAAAAAAATAA
- a CDS encoding amino acid ABC transporter permease translates to MLEYLIKFSPKILFIVEGTLVTLKYSVIAVIFGLVIGILLALCKVNKNRALRLFADFYTSIFRGTPLLIQLSIIYFASPYIGIKFTVFMAGAISFSLNSGAYVSEVIRAGINAVDKGQFEAAEALAIPKFLIMKDIILPQAIKNIFPSLTNELINLIKESAIISMFGEMDLMKRAQIVSLETYNYFFPMIVAACCYYILVMLISFIARIIEKKLIVS, encoded by the coding sequence ATGCTTGAATATTTAATAAAATTTTCTCCAAAAATTCTTTTTATCGTAGAAGGGACTTTGGTTACTTTGAAATATAGCGTTATTGCTGTTATATTTGGTCTAGTTATAGGAATATTGCTAGCACTATGTAAGGTAAATAAAAATCGTGCGTTAAGACTTTTTGCAGATTTTTATACTTCTATTTTTAGAGGTACGCCTTTATTAATCCAATTAAGTATTATATATTTTGCCTCACCTTATATAGGTATTAAATTTACTGTATTTATGGCAGGTGCTATTTCTTTTTCTCTTAATTCAGGTGCTTATGTTTCGGAAGTAATAAGAGCAGGAATTAATGCAGTTGATAAAGGGCAGTTTGAGGCGGCAGAAGCTCTTGCTATCCCCAAATTTTTGATTATGAAAGATATAATTTTGCCACAAGCAATTAAAAATATTTTTCCATCGCTAACCAATGAGCTTATCAATTTAATCAAAGAGTCAGCCATTATTTCAATGTTTGGAGAAATGGACTTGATGAAAAGAGCACAAATTGTATCGCTTGAGACGTATAATTATTTTTTCCCCATGATTGTTGCCGCTTGTTGTTACTATATTTTAGTGATGCTAATAAGTTTTATAGCAAGAATAATAGAGAAAAAACTAATTGTTAGTTAA
- the sdhA gene encoding succinate dehydrogenase flavoprotein subunit → MTKSYNIIHHKFDVIVVGAGGAGLRAAFGMAKEGLNTACISKLFPTRSHTVAAQGGISAALGNMGADDWRWHMYDTVKGSDWLGDQDAIEYMCKNAPDAILELEHYGVPFSRTEEGKIYQRPFGGMTTEYGKGKAAQRTCAAADRTGHAILHTLYQQSLKHKVQFFIEYFAIDLLMEDGECRGVVAWNLDDGSLHCFRAHNVVLATGGYGRAYFSATSAHTCTGDGGGMAIRAGLPLQDMEFVQFHPTGIYSAGCLITEGARGEGGYLVNANGERFMERYAPAAKDLASRDVVSRAMTIEIREGRGVGEHKDHVFLHLNHLSPEILHSRLPGISETAKIFAGVDVTKEPIPVLPTVHYNMGGIPTNYHGQVIIKDGKNHNSVVKGLISIGEAACVSVHGANRLGSNSLLDLVVFGRSAALKAAELIKPASPHKPISEESLEKIISRFDKIRHSSGNISVADLRLKMQRTMQSHASVFRTQEVLDEGAEMISEIRSGYKDIKINDKSLIWNSDLVEALELDNLLDQALVTVYSAAARKESRGAHAREDYPDRNDKDWMQHTLSGVDESGKVVLDYKPVTLTTLSDEVKAIPLAKRVY, encoded by the coding sequence ATGACCAAATCGTATAATATAATTCATCATAAATTTGACGTAATAGTCGTAGGTGCAGGCGGGGCAGGTTTACGTGCTGCGTTCGGTATGGCTAAAGAGGGTCTTAATACGGCTTGTATATCAAAGCTTTTTCCTACTCGTAGCCATACTGTTGCAGCACAAGGCGGTATTAGTGCAGCTCTTGGTAATATGGGAGCGGATGATTGGCGTTGGCATATGTATGATACAGTTAAAGGTTCTGATTGGTTAGGTGATCAGGATGCAATCGAATATATGTGCAAGAATGCTCCGGATGCGATTTTAGAGCTTGAGCATTACGGCGTACCTTTTTCAAGAACCGAAGAGGGAAAAATTTATCAGCGTCCTTTTGGCGGTATGACTACCGAGTACGGCAAAGGCAAGGCAGCACAACGTACATGTGCAGCAGCAGATCGTACTGGACATGCTATACTTCATACTTTATATCAACAATCATTAAAGCATAAAGTACAGTTTTTTATCGAATATTTCGCTATTGATTTATTAATGGAAGATGGTGAATGTAGAGGGGTAGTTGCATGGAATTTAGATGATGGTAGTCTGCATTGTTTCAGAGCACATAATGTAGTACTTGCAACGGGCGGATATGGGCGTGCTTATTTTTCAGCAACTTCGGCTCATACTTGCACGGGTGACGGGGGTGGTATGGCGATTAGAGCAGGCTTGCCGCTGCAAGATATGGAGTTTGTCCAGTTCCATCCGACCGGAATATATTCAGCTGGTTGTCTTATAACAGAGGGAGCTAGAGGTGAGGGTGGTTATCTTGTTAACGCTAATGGTGAGCGTTTCATGGAACGTTATGCACCGGCTGCAAAGGATTTAGCCTCAAGGGATGTGGTTTCAAGAGCGATGACTATCGAAATCCGTGAGGGACGAGGAGTTGGAGAGCATAAAGATCATGTATTCCTGCATTTAAATCATTTATCACCTGAAATTTTACATAGTCGTTTACCTGGTATTTCTGAAACAGCTAAAATTTTTGCTGGTGTTGATGTAACCAAAGAGCCGATACCAGTACTTCCTACAGTGCATTATAATATGGGCGGAATACCTACTAATTATCATGGTCAGGTAATAATTAAAGACGGCAAAAACCATAATAGCGTAGTAAAAGGTCTTATTTCGATCGGTGAAGCTGCTTGTGTATCGGTGCATGGTGCTAATCGTCTAGGATCAAATTCTTTGCTTGATTTAGTAGTATTTGGCAGAAGTGCAGCACTAAAAGCAGCTGAGCTTATTAAGCCAGCAAGTCCGCATAAGCCTATATCAGAAGAATCACTTGAAAAAATTATTAGTAGATTTGATAAAATTCGTCATAGTAGTGGTAATATTTCGGTTGCAGATTTAAGGCTCAAAATGCAACGAACTATGCAAAGTCATGCTTCAGTATTTAGAACTCAAGAAGTGCTAGATGAGGGGGCAGAAATGATTAGCGAGATAAGAAGCGGTTATAAAGATATAAAAATTAATGATAAATCTTTAATTTGGAACAGCGATTTAGTTGAAGCCTTGGAGCTAGATAACTTACTTGATCAAGCTTTAGTAACTGTATATTCAGCAGCTGCAAGAAAAGAAAGCAGAGGAGCACATGCAAGAGAAGATTATCCCGATCGTAATGATAAAGATTGGATGCAGCACACTCTTAGCGGGGTTGATGAATCCGGCAAGGTGGTGCTTGATTACAAACCTGTTACTTTAACTACTTTGAGTGATGAAGTGAAAGCAATTCCACTGGCGAAAAGGGTGTATTAA
- the sdhD gene encoding succinate dehydrogenase, hydrophobic membrane anchor protein → MTYDFRAEIVKAKNTGSAKSGSHHWLLQRITAIILVLCSLWLLYFTLAHKNSDVNIIIWELKRPINLIPLLIAVITSLYHAMLGMQVVIEDYISCNKLRNTLIIAVKLFSILTIIAFIVAVFYKG, encoded by the coding sequence ATGACATATGATTTTAGAGCAGAGATTGTAAAAGCAAAAAATACTGGTTCTGCTAAAAGTGGTTCACATCATTGGTTGCTACAAAGAATTACCGCTATTATATTAGTGTTGTGTTCTTTATGGTTACTATATTTTACGCTAGCCCATAAAAACAGTGATGTAAATATTATTATTTGGGAACTGAAAAGACCTATTAATTTAATACCTTTATTAATCGCAGTAATTACTTCTTTATATCATGCCATGCTTGGAATGCAGGTAGTAATAGAGGATTATATAAGCTGCAACAAGTTACGGAATACATTAATTATAGCAGTGAAGCTATTTAGTATTCTAACTATCATAGCTTTTATAGTAGCTGTGTTTTATAAAGGATAA
- the sdhC gene encoding succinate dehydrogenase, cytochrome b556 subunit, which produces MTKTKQEIYNKRPISPHLTIYKPQISSTLSILHRMTGVALFFAVSILAWWFILSKFNSNYIQLANCCCIIKICLILTSFAWFYHLCNGIRHLFWDIGLGFSIKAVNLTGWSVVICSVLFTILLWV; this is translated from the coding sequence ATGACTAAGACCAAACAAGAAATTTATAATAAGCGTCCGATTTCGCCGCATTTAACTATATATAAGCCGCAAATAAGTTCTACCTTATCGATTTTGCATCGTATGACAGGGGTAGCTTTATTTTTTGCAGTTTCAATTTTGGCATGGTGGTTTATTCTCAGTAAATTTAATAGTAATTATATACAGCTAGCTAATTGTTGTTGCATTATAAAAATATGTTTGATCCTAACTAGCTTTGCTTGGTTTTATCATTTATGTAACGGCATCAGGCATTTATTTTGGGATATTGGATTAGGCTTTTCTATAAAAGCAGTTAATTTAACAGGCTGGAGCGTGGTTATTTGTTCTGTCTTATTTACGATATTGTTGTGGGTGTAG
- a CDS encoding rhodanese domain-containing protein translates to MSEKIAILSAYSFVNIEEPESLIPKLLFVGKRKYVKGTILLSKEGFNGSFSGSYESVNLVLEELKKLTNAKDVNVKINYSEIHPFQKLKVRLKKEIVAMNVDNLNVNLFKGEYIETKDWDEFITKQDVIVVDTRNDYEVEVGTFKSAINPYTETFKQFPAWAEQNAELLKGKKIAMFCTGGIRCEKSTSLLKSMGHEEVYHLKGGILQYLEDTQNKNNLWQGECFVFDDRRAVADDLAPAEGYWLERK, encoded by the coding sequence ATGAGTGAAAAAATTGCAATTTTAAGTGCATATAGTTTTGTAAATATAGAAGAGCCGGAAAGCTTAATACCGAAACTATTATTTGTCGGTAAAAGAAAATATGTTAAAGGTACTATCTTATTATCGAAAGAGGGTTTTAATGGTTCTTTTTCAGGTTCATATGAAAGTGTAAATCTTGTACTTGAGGAATTAAAAAAACTAACTAATGCGAAAGACGTGAATGTTAAAATAAATTACAGTGAAATACATCCTTTTCAAAAGTTAAAAGTCAGGCTTAAAAAAGAAATCGTTGCGATGAATGTTGACAATTTAAATGTTAATCTGTTTAAAGGCGAGTATATAGAGACAAAAGATTGGGATGAATTCATTACGAAACAAGATGTTATAGTAGTGGATACACGTAACGACTATGAAGTGGAAGTCGGTACATTTAAATCGGCAATTAATCCTTATACTGAAACATTTAAACAATTTCCGGCATGGGCTGAGCAAAATGCTGAATTACTTAAAGGTAAGAAAATTGCAATGTTCTGTACCGGCGGCATACGTTGTGAGAAATCTACTAGCTTACTGAAAAGTATGGGACATGAAGAGGTATATCACTTAAAAGGTGGTATATTGCAATATCTAGAAGATACACAAAATAAGAATAATTTATGGCAAGGTGAGTGCTTTGTTTTTGATGATAGAAGAGCGGTGGCGGATGATCTAGCACCTGCTGAAGGGTACTGGCTCGAGAGAAAGTAA